In one Halosolutus amylolyticus genomic region, the following are encoded:
- a CDS encoding NUDIX hydrolase produces MSTQEDDLPHENASQDVIAVDEDDTELDLVNRLEAHTGDGIRHRAFTSLVFDDEDNILLAQRAPGKRLWGTYWDGTVASHPVQGQSQEEATRQRLEEELGITPDQYDDLRLTDRFEYKRYFENAGVEHEVCAVLQLTLTDTTLDPDEEEVAGLMWVPYERLHSNPEWYRQLRLCPWFEIAMRRDVRSD; encoded by the coding sequence ATGAGCACCCAGGAGGACGACCTCCCGCACGAAAACGCATCTCAGGACGTCATCGCCGTCGACGAAGACGACACCGAACTCGACCTCGTCAACCGTCTCGAGGCCCACACGGGCGACGGTATCCGCCATCGGGCGTTCACCTCGCTCGTTTTCGACGATGAGGACAACATCCTGCTCGCCCAGCGGGCTCCCGGAAAGCGCCTCTGGGGCACGTACTGGGACGGCACCGTCGCCTCCCACCCCGTCCAGGGCCAGAGCCAGGAGGAGGCCACCCGCCAGCGGCTCGAGGAGGAACTGGGGATCACGCCCGACCAGTACGACGACCTGCGCCTGACCGATCGCTTCGAGTACAAGCGCTACTTCGAGAACGCCGGCGTCGAACACGAGGTCTGTGCCGTTCTCCAGCTTACGCTGACGGACACGACGCTCGATCCCGACGAGGAGGAGGTCGCCGGCCTCATGTGGGTCCCCTACGAACGGCTCCACTCGAACCCCGAGTGGTACCGCCAGCTTCGGCTCTGCCCGTGGTTCGAGATCGCGATGCGCCGGGACGTCCGATCGGACTGA